The following nucleotide sequence is from Phycisphaera sp..
AGCTGGCCGCCCCACCGCTGGCAGAGCAATCGCACGACAGCTAGGCCAATCCCAGGCGATCCGGTCGGCAGCCCACCTCGATTGATCGAGGAAACACTCCGCGCCTCCAGCCCCCTGCCACGGTCCTCGACCCAGATGGACCAAGCCGCACGTCGCCACGATGATCCTGGCGCGTACCCTGCAGTCACGGCCACGGACGAGCCCGACTTCGAGGCAGCGATCGCGTTTAGAAGCAGATTCAGCAGGATGTGTTCGACGACGGCGGGTGGGAGGGCCAACTCGCCCGGCTCATTGAATCCGCACTCGAGCCGTACGCCAGCATCTTCGGCTTTGGTCTGGGCTGTCGAGATGGCGGCGACGAGGCAATCCGAGAGTGAACAAGTGGGGGACGAACTCGGGGCGTCCTTCGTCAGATCCACGAGCAAGCCGCAGATGGCGACGGCCCGCTGGCATCGTTCCACGGCCCTTTCGATGAGCTGATCCTTGATGGTCTCATCGCCTTCGGTATGCTCGAGAAGATCGGCGAGGCCGATGACCGGAGTCAGCAGGTTGTTGACCTCGTGGGCGATCGCGGCGGCGATCGATCCGCTGGTGTCCGCCTCAACCGTTGTATCAAGTTCTCGCCCCATTCCTCTAAGCATCGGTTACAGATTCCGTGTTGGTTAGCGCGGGTGTCACGTGAAACACCCGAACCTGCCCGATAAGATGCTTCATGCCTACCCAACGCCCACGCAAGCTCGGTCGCGGCCTGTCCAGCCTTCTCGAGGAATCCGCTCCGCAGCAGGTCGAGGTGAATCAATTTGAGTTATCGGACAATAGTGAGCAAATACGGGAAATCCCTATAAATAGTATCAAGCCCAACGCCTTCCAGCCCCGGATCCGGTTCGACGATCGGCACCTAGCCGAGCTCGCCGCGTCGATCCGCCTAGCCGGCCTCATGCAGCCGATCGTGGTGCGAGCGGCGGGGGAGGGCCGGTACGAGATCATCGCGGGCGAGCGTCGCTGGCGTGCGTGCAAGATGGCCGGGCTGAAGACGGTGCCGGCCATCGTGCGCGAAGCCGACGATCGCAAGTCGGCCGAGCTCGCGCTCATCGAGAACGTCCAGCGCACCGACCTGAATCCGATCGAACGCGCTGGCGCGTTCCGTGCGCTGATGGCCAAGTTTTCGATGACGCAATCCGACGTTGCCGACCGCGTCGGGCTCGATCGGTCATCGGTGGCCAACCTGTTGCGGTTATTGGAACTCCCCGACGACATCCGCAACATGATCGCCGATGGCGCGCTCTCTGCTGGCCACGGCAAGATGCTTGCCTCGGTGGCCGACGAGTCGCAACGGCGACAACTCGTCGAGCGAATCATGTCCGAGCATCTTTCCGTCAGGCAGACCGAGAAGGCCGTGCGCGAGATCGCCAATCGCGGCGCGCAGCCCGGTGAGGATGACGGGAAGACCCTGTCTCCCGACCGTGACGCAAACATCCGCGATCTTGAAACGAAACTAGGGGATCACCTCAGGACGCGCGTGCGCATCGATGTTTCGCCGGGCGGCGAGAAGGGCAAACTCGTCTTAGAGTTCTACGACTTAGAACACTTTGATGGGCTCATGCGCGCCATGGGCTTCGAATCAACATAAAACTTCGCTCACTTGACACTGAAATTGGGGAATTGTGTACCTAAGGTTATGATTCCTTTTCTCATTTGGGGATGATCGTCGCGGCCTGTCCGCCGTTGTTTCGTTGTTTCCAACTGGAGCTACCATGCCTCGAAAGAAGAAGACAACCCGCAAGTCGGCCAAGCCTCTCAAAGATCTCCCGCTGGCCGATCTCACCCAGGAGATCGAACGCCGCCGCGAGGGCGCGGTCGAACTTGCCGAAGAACGTGCCGAACTGGTCGAGCGCATCGCCGAGATCGATGAGTACCTTGAAGAACTCGGCGTGAGCACGACCACCGGCCGCGCCCGGGGCCGCCCACGGAAGACCGCCGCCCGCTCCCACAGTGGAGGCCGCAAGCGCATCGCCAAGAAGTCGACGAAGAAGAAGGCTTCCAAAAAAACGGCCCGCAAGGTGGCCAAAAAGACCACAAAGACCTCGAAGAAGAAGGTCACCGGTAAGGGCCCAACCAAGCCTCGGGGTTCGCGCAAGCGTCACCGCAACGATACCAACCTCGTTGGCGCGCTCCAGAAAGTTCTCAGCGGCAAGACCCTGGGCGTGACCGAAGCGGCCAACGCCGTGCAGAAGGCCGGCTACAAGACCACCAGCCCCAACTTCCGCACCATCGTCAACCAGACGCTCATCAAGCACCCCGACACCTTCTCGAAGAAGGGCCGCGGGCTCTACACCGCGAAGTAAGCGCACGAACGCTGGTCGTGAACGCCGGGGCCGAGCCGCTCCGGCGTTGTGCTGCGCAGGCCTACTTCTTCATGGGCCCGCGCGTGGCCGAGGGATCGATGATCCGGCCCGGATCGGCCGGCAGCACGAGCGTGAACGTCGACCCCTTGCCCGGCTCACTCTCGATGGTGATCCGCCCGCGGTGGTCCTCGACCACACGCTTGGTCACCGCCAGGCCTAGGCCCGTGCCGCGCACGCCCTTGCTGGTCTGGAAGGGCTCGAAGATCGTGGCGTGGCGATCCTTGGGGATGCCCGGCCCGTTATCGATCACCAGCACGTGGGCCTCGCCCGGGCTGCCGGGCCCACGCGAGTCGGGTTCTTCGTAGTGCAGCCGGATGGTGATCGAGCCCATTCCTTCCGGGACGGCTTCCAACGCATTGGTTAGCAGGTTCATCAGGGCCTGGTGGATGAGCGAGGCGTCCACCGGCACCGGCGGCACGTCGTCTTCCGAATCCACGATGAGCGCCACGCCCGCCTGCTCGCACACCGTTTCAAGCAACTGCGCACAGTCCTCGATCAACGGCCGCAGGTGCGTGAACTCGATCTCGATCTGCCGCTGTCGGCTGAACGCGAGCATGTTCGTCGTGAGCCCGGCGATGCGATCGAGGTTGCGTCGCAGGATGCCCCAGCCCTGCCGCGAGATTTCGAGGTTCTCGCGGTCGAGGCCCATCTCGACGAGGTCGGCCCCGCCGCTAAGGCCTTGCAATATGTTCTTGATCGAGTGGCTCAGGCTCGCCACGGTCTGGCCCATCGCGGCCAGGCGCTCGGTTTGCAGCTTGCCCTGGTGCAGGTGCAGGTTCGAGAGCGCGATGCCGGCCTGCTGGCCCACGGCGTGCAGCAGCCTGAGTTGTTCGTTCGTAAACGTCTGGTCCGTCGCCGACGTGTCAATGTAGATCGCCCCGAACACGGTGGCGCGGTGTTCCATGGGTACGCAGATGGCGCTGCGGATGCGCAAGTTCTGCACCGAATCGCCCGACGCGAAGCGCGGGTCGGCCATCGCGTTGGTGGAGAGCACCGCCTCGCCCTTGCGCACGGCGTGCCGCAAGATCGTCCGGCTGACCTGGATGCGATCGTCCTCGCGGCCCTTGATGAGCGCGCGGTTCTTGACCGCCGCGGGCACCAGCTTGCGCTTGTCGTCGATGATCATCACCACGCCGCGTTCGGGCTTGAATTCTTCGAAGATCAATTCGAGCAAGCCGTGCAGCAGCGCCCCGCGCGTGACCGACTTGGCCGCCAGTTCGGTGATCTGGTACACAATGCGCAGGTACTCGAGCGCGTGTTGCTCGGCGGGGGGGCTCTGGCCGTTGGGGGTGGTGGGGGCGTTCTCTGGCGGACGCTTGACCGTGGCGTCCACGCTGGTGGCCATCTCGCCGGGCTGCAGCAGCTCGATCATGTCGAACTCGTCGACGATGCTCGAGAGCCCGTACGCCAGGGTCGTGTGGCCCACGGTGATGGTGTCGCCCGCGCTGAGCCGCACGCGGTCCTCGATGGCCTTGCCGTTCACCAGCGTGCCATTCTGGCTCTCGAGGTCGCGCAGCCACCACTCGCCGCGGTCGGGCGTCAGCTCGGCGTGGCGGCGGCTGACGGCCTGGTCGCCCAGCGGCAGCGCCTCGCTCGACCGCCCGAGCAGTTGCGGCTCGTTGGCCGGCAGCTCGAACCGCTTGCCCTTCTCGGGCCCCTCGATGACCGTCAGCACCAGCACGACAGTGGTATACGCCCGCCGAGGCCGATCGGTCGCATATTGTCACGGGCCATGGCCAAACGAGCCCCCAGCAAATCCGCCAAGCAGGCCGCCCCGGACGGGTCGGAGCGTGTGGCCATCATCAAGGGGCACGACGCCTTCCTCCGCCAGCACTTTCTCGACAAGCTGAAGGGGGCCCTGGCGGCCGCCACCGGGATGGACATCAACACCGTCCGCTTCGACGGCGAGAGTGCCGCCCTGGCCGACGTGCTCGACGAGTGCCGCAGCCCGGGATTGCTGCCGGTCCACAAGCTGGTGGTGGTTGACGCGGCGGACAAGTTCGTGAAGGAGGCCACCCGCCCGGCCCTGGAGCGGTACGCCGCCGAGCCCGACGACCGGGCGACCCTGGTGCTGCGGGCCGAGACGTGGAGGCCCGGCCGGCTCGACAAGGCGGTCGAGAAGGTCGGCAAGGTCTTCGCGTGCGAGGCGGCAAGCCCCCAGCAGGCCGCACAGTGGGCCACGGGGCGGGCCAAGGCCTCCCATAAGGTCGGGCTCCGGGCCGACGCCGCCCAGCTGCTGGTCGATTCGGTGGGAGTCGATCTGGCCCGCCTGGACGCCGAGCTGGCCAAGCTGTCGACCGATGCCGAGGGCTCGGGCCCGACCGGCGAAGAAGTCGCCGAAATCACCGCAGACCTCGTGCGGACCCACGTGCGTGCCACGCGCGAGGCCGAGACGCCCTGGCCGTTGCAGGACGAGATCCTGTCGGGCGACCCGGTCCGGCCGCTGGCGTACATCGAGCTGTGGATGGGCAACGCCCCGCGGGACCAGGCCGTGCCGGCGATGTGGGCGTGCGTCGACCTCACGCGCGCGCTGGCGACGGCCGCCCGCATGGCCCAGGGCGGCACGCCCGAGGGGGCCATCGCCAAACGCCTGAAGCTGTGGCCCGCCCATCGCGGCGGTGCGGTAGTGGGGGCGGCCCGCCGATTGGGCCCGGCCCGGGCCGCGCAATTGCACGCCCGCGCGTGCGAGGCCGATGCCGCCATCAAGCGCGGGGCGCACAGCCGGCGCACGCTCGAGACGCTGTGCGTCGAAATCGCAAGCCGCCTGAGCGGGCGGCCCGATACCCGGTAATGCCAACGGGGCCGGAGGCCCCGGGTTTTGTCGCGTGCCGAACGTCGCAGGAGGCGACCGTGGACGACCTGAGATCACTTCTCGCGTGCTGCGCGCTCGTGCCGGCCCTGGTGGCCGGCTGCGCAACCCAGACCCAGTCCGCCGACACCGCCCCGAGCGCCGGGCTCGACGACCTGGGGCAGCCTACGCCCACTTCTTCGGACTCGCGGGGGCCCGGCGGCCTCTCCCTGGCGGAGGCCGCGCGTCGCGCGGCGGACGACATGGCGGCGTTGATGAACAACGAGCCCGCCGAGCGTCGTTCCGCGCCAGATGGAGAACCGGCCGAGGGGCAGCGTCCGTGGCAATCGGGCGATTCCGATGAGGGCAGCCCGCCCGCACCCGAAGCGGACCCCGGGCAACCGGATGAACAAGCGCAGCTTCCGACGGCCGAGCCCGAACAGCCAGTTGCCGATGCCGATGCCGATGTCGATGTTGCGCCCCCTCCCGATCCCGTCGCGATGATCCTCGAACGCCTCGAGATCGATACGCGGGACCCCGAGCGGGCGCTGGCCGCCTCGATCCTCGCGCAAGCCATCCGTGAATATGCGAGCGCCGATGATGGCTCGCGCCCGGGGCAGAACCTCAGCCCGCCCGAGCGCGAGCTGGCGACCCTGCTGGGCCCGTTGCTCGACGCCCTGACCACCGGCGATCGGGCCGATGCGCCCAACCGTATCGGGCTGGCCATCGACGACGCGGCACGCGGCCTCTCGTCGGTCCTGCCCGTTCGTATCAACGATGCCGCGCTGGCCACCGACATCTATGGGTTCGCCGCGTACAAGCCGTTCGAGAGTTACACCTTCTTGTCGGGCCGCTCGAACCGGATGCTGGTGTACA
It contains:
- a CDS encoding HAMP domain-containing histidine kinase — encoded protein: MGRELDTTVEADTSGSIAAAIAHEVNNLLTPVIGLADLLEHTEGDETIKDQLIERAVERCQRAVAICGLLVDLTKDAPSSSPTCSLSDCLVAAISTAQTKAEDAGVRLECGFNEPGELALPPAVVEHILLNLLLNAIAASKSGSSVAVTAGYAPGSSWRRAAWSIWVEDRGRGLEARSVSSINRGGLPTGSPGIGLAVVRLLCQRWGGQLSVISELGIGTTFHVELPAD
- a CDS encoding ParB/RepB/Spo0J family partition protein; the protein is MPTQRPRKLGRGLSSLLEESAPQQVEVNQFELSDNSEQIREIPINSIKPNAFQPRIRFDDRHLAELAASIRLAGLMQPIVVRAAGEGRYEIIAGERRWRACKMAGLKTVPAIVREADDRKSAELALIENVQRTDLNPIERAGAFRALMAKFSMTQSDVADRVGLDRSSVANLLRLLELPDDIRNMIADGALSAGHGKMLASVADESQRRQLVERIMSEHLSVRQTEKAVREIANRGAQPGEDDGKTLSPDRDANIRDLETKLGDHLRTRVRIDVSPGGEKGKLVLEFYDLEHFDGLMRAMGFEST
- a CDS encoding ATP-binding protein translates to MLVLTVIEGPEKGKRFELPANEPQLLGRSSEALPLGDQAVSRRHAELTPDRGEWWLRDLESQNGTLVNGKAIEDRVRLSAGDTITVGHTTLAYGLSSIVDEFDMIELLQPGEMATSVDATVKRPPENAPTTPNGQSPPAEQHALEYLRIVYQITELAAKSVTRGALLHGLLELIFEEFKPERGVVMIIDDKRKLVPAAVKNRALIKGREDDRIQVSRTILRHAVRKGEAVLSTNAMADPRFASGDSVQNLRIRSAICVPMEHRATVFGAIYIDTSATDQTFTNEQLRLLHAVGQQAGIALSNLHLHQGKLQTERLAAMGQTVASLSHSIKNILQGLSGGADLVEMGLDRENLEISRQGWGILRRNLDRIAGLTTNMLAFSRQRQIEIEFTHLRPLIEDCAQLLETVCEQAGVALIVDSEDDVPPVPVDASLIHQALMNLLTNALEAVPEGMGSITIRLHYEEPDSRGPGSPGEAHVLVIDNGPGIPKDRHATIFEPFQTSKGVRGTGLGLAVTKRVVEDHRGRITIESEPGKGSTFTLVLPADPGRIIDPSATRGPMKK
- the holA gene encoding DNA polymerase III subunit delta, which translates into the protein MAKRAPSKSAKQAAPDGSERVAIIKGHDAFLRQHFLDKLKGALAAATGMDINTVRFDGESAALADVLDECRSPGLLPVHKLVVVDAADKFVKEATRPALERYAAEPDDRATLVLRAETWRPGRLDKAVEKVGKVFACEAASPQQAAQWATGRAKASHKVGLRADAAQLLVDSVGVDLARLDAELAKLSTDAEGSGPTGEEVAEITADLVRTHVRATREAETPWPLQDEILSGDPVRPLAYIELWMGNAPRDQAVPAMWACVDLTRALATAARMAQGGTPEGAIAKRLKLWPAHRGGAVVGAARRLGPARAAQLHARACEADAAIKRGAHSRRTLETLCVEIASRLSGRPDTR